In the genome of Quercus robur chromosome 3, dhQueRobu3.1, whole genome shotgun sequence, one region contains:
- the LOC126716959 gene encoding uncharacterized protein LOC126716959: MAYPTGPGPPGHGIVGAYQHQTAPAYGGGYTYLPPPAYGGGYTYPPAPAYCGGYPAFVPAPYGPYIPHTAPAAQPKSPIISGIVTAAIEALAIDVFRGAVTNTLFDDAN; the protein is encoded by the exons ATGGCTTATCCAACTGGACCTGGACCACCTGGTCATGGGATTGTGGGTGCATATCAACACCAAA CTGCACCTGCTTATGGCGGTGGATACACATACCTACCTCCACCTGCTTATGGCGGTGGATACACATACCCACCTGCACCGGCTTATTGTGGCGGGTACCCAGCTTTTGTTCCTGCTCCATATGGTCCATATATACCACACACTGCCCCGGCTGCACAGCCAAAGAGTCCTATCATTTCTGGTATTGTGACAGCCGCGATTGAAGCGCTGGCCATAGATGTGTTCAGGGGTGCAGTCACTAATACTTTGTTTGATGATgctaattaa